A region from the Lolium perenne isolate Kyuss_39 chromosome 4, Kyuss_2.0, whole genome shotgun sequence genome encodes:
- the LOC127347478 gene encoding uncharacterized protein, with protein sequence MIKPTSMNTPPKIENSYRWFPYFRDCIGDIDGTHVTANVSRSISTTFRGRKHYTSYNVLAAVYFDMRLAYVLAGWESSAHDASIMSDNLSRPDGLQIPKGWGKDDFFQEVITFDEVETGRGEEVGDKEAWKGKRQESADAMWEVKGHATI encoded by the exons ATGATCAAGCCAACATCAATGAACACACCACCCAAGATCGAGAATAGCTACAGGTGGTTTCCGTATTTCAGG GATTGCATTGGGGATATTGATGGTACTCATGTGACTGCAAATGTATCAAGATCAATATCTACAACATTCCGCGGGAGGAAACATTACACCAGCTATAACGTGCTAGCAGCTGTGTATTTTGATATGAGGCTTGCATACGTGCTTGCTGGTTGGGAGAGTTCAGCTCATGATGCAAGCATAATGTCAGACAACTTGTCAAGGCCTGATGGGTTGCAAATCCCTAAGG GTTGGGGCAAGGATGACTTCTTCCAAGAGGTTATCACTTTTGATGAAGTTGAGACTGGCCGTGGCGAGGAGGTAGGCGACAAAGAGGCCTGGAAGGGAAAGCGGCAAGAGAGTGCAGATGCAATGTGGGAAGTCAAAGGCCACGCCACCATTTGA